CTCGCGAGCTCCAAGGCCAAGTGCGGCCCCGAAGGCGCCATCAACATCCCGGTGTACACCTCCCCGATCGCCGTGGCCTTCAACGTTCCCGGCGTCATGGACCTGAAGCTCGACGCCGCTACGGTCGCCAAAATCTTCCGCGGCGAAATCGCCAACTGGAATGACCCCGCAATCGCGGCCCTGAACGCTGGCGTTACCCTGCCGGACCTCAAGGTCACCCCCGTGAACCGCTCTGACGATTCCGGAACCACCACCAACTTCACCGACTACCTCGCAGCTGCTGCTCCCGAGGTCTGGACGGACAAGGCTGCAGGCATCTGGCCGGCAACCCTGAAGGGCGAGAACGCCAAGGGCACCTCCGGCGTCGTCAAGACCGTTACGGACACCCCGGGCGCCGTGACCTACGCCGATGACTCCGCTGTCTCCGGCAAGCTGGGCACCGCCTCCATCAAGGTCGGCGAGGACTTCGTCAAGATCTCCGCTGACGCCGCTTCCAAGGCTGTCGAAGCAGGCAAGCCCGTTGAAGGCCGCGCCACCAATGACGTCGCCATCAAGCTGGACCGCAAGACCACTGTCTCCGGCGCCTACCCGGTGGTGCTCGTTTCGTACCACGTCGTGTGCACCACGTACGAGAC
This genomic stretch from Micrococcaceae bacterium Sec5.1 harbors:
- the pstS gene encoding phosphate ABC transporter substrate-binding protein PstS, which produces MKATHFGRNAAIAVIAAGALALTACGSDNATNTPASTQSAAGMKVTGTLTGVGSSAQGAAMDAWKSGFAAANQGATVQYSPDGSGAGRKAIIDGSAQFAGSDAYLKDEELASSKAKCGPEGAINIPVYTSPIAVAFNVPGVMDLKLDAATVAKIFRGEIANWNDPAIAALNAGVTLPDLKVTPVNRSDDSGTTTNFTDYLAAAAPEVWTDKAAGIWPATLKGENAKGTSGVVKTVTDTPGAVTYADDSAVSGKLGTASIKVGEDFVKISADAASKAVEAGKPVEGRATNDVAIKLDRKTTVSGAYPVVLVSYHVVCTTYETKAVADLVKAFESYVVSDEGQKTAADAAKSAPLSKSLQDKAKAAIETIKAKA